The Gammaproteobacteria bacterium genome has a segment encoding these proteins:
- a CDS encoding DUF1838 family protein, with amino-acid sequence MWQSSLLNAIADRRQALRTFFSLGAAATGMALAGCAPPAGEQRTAKRVPIDFNDPAQNLRAFIKLTGDLDPKAETVGWFGGTVFAVTTPDQPLRPLFGVEGFGVLRVTAQPNGAWRMFNREIAFYKDVQSGEFIDQWTNPFTSETVEVSPIHNKVVNAEIAPVMKMDFDGTMVEVPFRPPWVLMRDKAFSLFEVHTAFPSPMQPAQWPRESAGSTLRISEMFQRFTTLAELEDPDRSWSDYSGTWTRIGPWLPWMLQGQTPGHLFYRCFMDRTGTIERLPAPLRARTERDYPEFFRAPGDETWGGQNDSSFSVYMAEHAPKR; translated from the coding sequence ATGTGGCAGAGCAGCCTGCTCAATGCGATTGCCGACCGACGCCAGGCGTTACGGACCTTCTTTTCACTGGGAGCGGCGGCCACTGGCATGGCGCTGGCGGGCTGCGCACCACCGGCGGGTGAGCAGCGCACTGCGAAACGCGTGCCGATCGATTTCAATGACCCGGCGCAGAACCTGCGGGCATTCATCAAGCTGACCGGGGATCTCGATCCGAAGGCGGAAACCGTCGGCTGGTTCGGCGGCACGGTGTTCGCGGTGACCACGCCCGATCAGCCGCTGCGGCCGCTGTTCGGCGTGGAGGGTTTCGGTGTGCTGCGGGTCACCGCCCAGCCGAATGGCGCCTGGCGCATGTTCAATCGCGAAATTGCCTTCTACAAGGATGTGCAGAGCGGCGAGTTCATCGACCAGTGGACCAATCCCTTTACCAGCGAGACAGTCGAGGTGAGCCCCATCCACAACAAGGTCGTGAACGCGGAAATCGCTCCGGTCATGAAGATGGATTTCGACGGCACGATGGTGGAAGTGCCTTTCCGGCCGCCATGGGTTCTTATGCGGGACAAGGCGTTCTCGCTGTTCGAGGTGCATACGGCCTTTCCAAGCCCCATGCAGCCGGCGCAGTGGCCGCGCGAGTCGGCTGGCAGCACGCTGCGCATCAGCGAAATGTTCCAGCGATTTACGACGCTGGCCGAACTCGAGGATCCGGATCGCAGTTGGAGCGACTACTCCGGCACCTGGACGCGCATTGGCCCGTGGCTGCCATGGATGCTGCAGGGACAGACACCCGGGCACCTTTTCTATCGCTGCTTCATGGACCGCACCGGCACGATCGAGCGCCTGCCGGCGCCGCTGCGCGCCCGCACGGAGCGGGATTACCCGGAATTCTTCCGCGCTCCCGGGGACGAGACCTGGGGCGGCCAGAACGACTCGAGCTTCAGTGTCTACATGGCCGAGCACGCGCCGAAGCGGTAG
- a CDS encoding TonB-dependent receptor, whose translation MAVLTSAALLVPAVGQGQIGEIVVTARKIEENLKEVPLAITAFDSAAIESAGISNLADVAAFTPGLTFFNAIGEFLPVPIIRGVAPTDIFGENNAAIFVDGVFISGREGLNFSQLDLERIEVVKGPQSALYGRNAFAGAINFVTRRPSDVLELKSEATAGNEGKLEGSVSASGPLIGDWLKGRAAFVYDEWDGSYDNPLGDNDVGGYRYRTWQASLEFEPSDTFNVLLSGYYSNDDIDDSATTSQAANCEDSAQVDWALWNAATNAPYGPRLANICGKVWDLEQVNRQLNQNGFNLDDDEIMKIPRALGEDRELKRANLNIDWDVGFGSVSLLTGYSSTEQTALVDATRNLGNSLPFLYLYENATIERFTTGLLQDQPPTETDEVSQEIRFTSPLDRPFRYSIGGYYYNVDMDVRERGVVAMQSLPVAATSMSFCPCLSTVLAIGDGAFGPWFQPGGDVERRLSYTEETDAWAGFGWVEQDFFDARLTARAELRYSDEEKEVTYNPDVINTGFPEAPANLGHAEDSWDFWTGRLSLEYKLNTEWMVYSSVAKGEKSGALDSSLVTLRRADTSQITDVPVIVGSDTESIVTTELGIKGVSADGRVGMDFAVFHSDWSDVLLPQIVESDPLTGLALNQPTAFNANAGDATIWGWELLTDLAFTEHLTGRVGVSWTDAELDDGHQESFSRFPSYYTTDPTCAPEAILDLATDQERRDKGVACRAISGDVSGNSLLRQSEWQGSASLTYRRPFRDGWDWYSRADATYQGRWYVGSDNQGYIPSHTYVNLRLGVESGRYTVELWGENLFENNEAIGAFRDVYFNNTPDVLQQNPPQSNFVADFFPWRLTVSHPRLRTYGVTARVRFGGAER comes from the coding sequence ATGGCTGTCCTGACCTCGGCCGCATTGCTCGTGCCTGCGGTCGGCCAGGGCCAGATCGGGGAAATCGTCGTCACTGCGCGCAAGATCGAGGAGAACCTGAAAGAGGTTCCGCTCGCCATCACTGCCTTCGACTCGGCCGCGATCGAATCGGCCGGCATCAGCAACCTCGCCGATGTCGCTGCCTTCACGCCGGGCCTGACCTTCTTCAACGCCATCGGCGAGTTCTTGCCGGTGCCGATCATCCGCGGCGTGGCGCCGACGGACATCTTCGGCGAGAACAACGCGGCGATCTTCGTCGACGGCGTGTTCATCTCGGGCCGTGAGGGCCTGAACTTCAGCCAACTCGACCTCGAGCGCATCGAGGTCGTGAAGGGCCCGCAGAGCGCGCTCTACGGCCGCAACGCCTTCGCCGGTGCCATCAACTTCGTCACCCGCCGCCCGTCGGACGTGCTCGAACTGAAGAGCGAAGCGACAGCAGGCAACGAGGGCAAGCTCGAAGGCTCGGTGTCGGCAAGCGGCCCGCTGATCGGAGACTGGCTCAAGGGCCGGGCGGCATTCGTCTACGACGAATGGGACGGTTCGTACGACAACCCGCTTGGCGACAACGATGTCGGCGGGTATCGCTACCGGACCTGGCAGGCGAGCCTGGAGTTCGAGCCGAGCGACACCTTCAACGTCCTGCTCTCCGGGTACTACTCCAACGACGATATCGACGACTCGGCGACCACGTCGCAGGCGGCGAACTGCGAGGATTCGGCGCAGGTCGACTGGGCCCTGTGGAATGCGGCGACCAACGCGCCCTACGGCCCGCGTCTGGCGAACATCTGCGGCAAGGTCTGGGATCTCGAGCAGGTCAACCGTCAACTGAACCAGAACGGGTTCAATCTCGACGACGACGAGATCATGAAGATCCCGCGGGCGCTCGGCGAGGATCGCGAGCTCAAGCGTGCCAACCTCAATATCGACTGGGATGTCGGTTTCGGTTCGGTGAGCCTGCTGACGGGCTATTCCTCCACCGAGCAGACGGCACTGGTCGACGCGACGCGCAACCTGGGCAATTCCCTGCCGTTCCTGTATCTCTACGAGAACGCCACCATCGAGCGCTTCACCACCGGGCTGCTGCAGGATCAACCACCCACCGAAACCGACGAGGTCAGCCAGGAGATCCGGTTCACGAGTCCGCTCGATCGCCCGTTCCGGTACTCGATCGGCGGTTACTACTACAACGTGGACATGGATGTGCGCGAGCGTGGCGTGGTTGCGATGCAGTCACTGCCCGTCGCAGCCACGTCGATGTCGTTCTGTCCGTGCCTGTCGACCGTCCTCGCGATCGGCGACGGTGCCTTCGGCCCCTGGTTCCAGCCCGGCGGCGACGTCGAGCGGCGCCTGTCCTACACCGAAGAAACCGACGCCTGGGCGGGATTCGGCTGGGTGGAACAGGATTTCTTCGATGCGCGTCTGACCGCAAGGGCGGAACTGCGCTATTCCGACGAGGAAAAAGAGGTTACCTACAATCCTGACGTCATCAATACCGGATTTCCCGAGGCCCCCGCGAATCTCGGCCATGCGGAGGATAGCTGGGACTTCTGGACCGGCCGGCTCAGCCTCGAGTACAAGCTCAACACCGAGTGGATGGTTTACAGCTCCGTCGCCAAGGGTGAGAAGAGCGGTGCCCTCGACAGCAGCCTCGTCACCCTCCGGCGGGCAGACACCAGCCAGATTACCGATGTGCCCGTCATCGTCGGGTCGGACACCGAGAGCATCGTCACGACGGAACTCGGCATCAAGGGCGTCAGTGCGGACGGCCGTGTCGGCATGGACTTCGCCGTGTTCCACAGCGACTGGAGCGACGTATTGCTCCCGCAGATCGTCGAGTCCGACCCTCTCACGGGCCTGGCGCTGAACCAGCCCACCGCATTCAACGCCAATGCCGGTGACGCCACCATCTGGGGCTGGGAACTGCTGACCGACCTCGCCTTCACGGAGCACCTCACGGGCCGGGTCGGCGTGTCCTGGACCGATGCGGAACTGGATGACGGCCACCAGGAAAGCTTCAGCCGCTTCCCGAGCTACTACACCACCGACCCGACTTGTGCGCCGGAGGCGATCCTCGACCTGGCGACGGATCAGGAGCGCAGGGACAAGGGCGTGGCCTGTCGCGCCATCTCCGGCGATGTCTCCGGCAATTCGTTGCTGCGCCAGTCGGAGTGGCAGGGCAGCGCCAGCCTCACGTACCGGCGCCCGTTCCGGGACGGCTGGGATTGGTACAGCCGTGCCGATGCCACCTACCAGGGCCGCTGGTACGTCGGCAGCGACAACCAGGGGTACATCCCCAGCCACACTTACGTGAATCTGCGCCTCGGCGTGGAGTCAGGCCGTTACACGGTGGAGCTGTGGGGCGAAAACCTGTTCGAGAACAACGAGGCGATCGGCGCCTTCCGTGATGTGTACTTCAACAACACGCCGGACGTGCTGCAGCAGAATCCGCCGCAATCGAATTTCGTCGCCGATTTCTTCCCCTGGCGGCTCACGGTGTCGCACCCGAGGCTGCGTACCTACGGCGTCACCGCGCGGGTGCGTTTCGGCGGCGCCGAACGCTAG
- a CDS encoding cytochrome c family protein, whose protein sequence is MRLGRLFIALAAASLFGVTGCGGGGKPPAAGSAAPAASPPPAAPAEAPAGAPAAAPAETAAAQPAAGDLAGMIAAADLKKGKTLFLQCRACHSLAPKSEPGKIGPTLYGVVGRKAGSVEGFDYSDAVRNSGKVWTVEDIDHWLEKPSEFLPGNKMVFMGIKNPQDRANVIAFIQQESTTAAQ, encoded by the coding sequence ATGCGTCTTGGACGACTTTTCATTGCTCTTGCAGCGGCATCGCTGTTCGGTGTGACGGGCTGCGGTGGCGGCGGCAAGCCGCCGGCCGCCGGGAGCGCGGCACCTGCCGCAAGCCCGCCGCCGGCCGCACCGGCAGAGGCGCCGGCGGGCGCGCCGGCAGCCGCACCGGCGGAGACCGCGGCGGCGCAGCCGGCCGCTGGCGATCTCGCCGGGATGATCGCAGCCGCTGACCTGAAGAAAGGCAAGACGCTGTTCCTGCAGTGCCGCGCCTGCCATAGCCTTGCGCCAAAGTCAGAGCCGGGCAAGATCGGCCCGACGCTGTATGGCGTCGTCGGCCGCAAAGCCGGCAGCGTCGAAGGCTTCGATTACTCCGATGCCGTCAGGAACTCCGGCAAGGTCTGGACGGTCGAGGACATCGACCATTGGCTGGAGAAGCCGAGCGAGTTCCTGCCGGGCAACAAGATGGTATTCATGGGCATCAAGAACCCGCAGGATCGCGCCAACGTCATCGCGTTCATCCAGCAGGAATCGACGACCGCCGCACAGTGA
- a CDS encoding DUF1838 family protein, whose protein sequence is MSRRGFVGGVGLVGLVAPTAALPGVAGTLPRRAPDLTAPDVNLRALVRMTASLRERDVPWWYDGTIYGVVAGEQPRALVRFEGMELYWMRHLSGGDYEMVGNTVTFFRDLETGRMLEHFRNPYTGRENTVNAATQGGGAGRGFTYSVNGVRPTAFMDRMPEKPLVLDWSFVRDMVWLHNHTAYPPSMAPPRMQRQTLFAPLNAFLDEDSDSIPAVFSSTVLMPWLKWMEMGDAPGHVVWHAAGAKLDSIDGLPDEFRRRAEREHPHLMTANPARPKEVPTDF, encoded by the coding sequence ATGTCGCGTCGCGGTTTCGTGGGGGGCGTGGGACTGGTCGGCCTGGTAGCGCCAACAGCCGCATTGCCGGGTGTTGCGGGCACGCTGCCGCGGCGCGCACCCGACCTCACGGCGCCGGACGTCAATCTGCGCGCGCTGGTGCGCATGACCGCGTCGCTGCGCGAGCGCGACGTACCGTGGTGGTACGACGGCACCATCTACGGCGTCGTCGCCGGTGAACAGCCGCGGGCGCTGGTCAGGTTTGAAGGGATGGAGCTCTACTGGATGCGCCACCTGTCCGGCGGCGACTACGAGATGGTGGGCAACACGGTGACCTTTTTCCGTGACCTCGAGACCGGCCGGATGCTCGAGCACTTCCGCAATCCCTACACCGGCAGGGAGAACACCGTGAATGCTGCCACCCAGGGCGGCGGCGCAGGGCGTGGCTTCACCTACTCGGTGAACGGCGTGCGACCGACTGCATTCATGGACCGGATGCCGGAAAAACCGCTGGTACTCGACTGGAGCTTCGTGCGCGACATGGTCTGGCTGCATAACCACACCGCCTATCCGCCAAGCATGGCGCCACCGCGTATGCAACGCCAGACCCTGTTCGCTCCGCTGAATGCCTTCCTCGACGAGGATTCGGACAGCATCCCGGCGGTTTTCAGCTCCACCGTGCTCATGCCGTGGCTGAAGTGGATGGAGATGGGCGACGCCCCGGGGCACGTGGTATGGCACGCGGCAGGCGCGAAGCTCGACTCGATCGACGGATTGCCCGACGAATTCCGCCGGCGCGCCGAGCGGGAGCACCCGCATCTGATGACCGCCAATCCCGCGCGGCCGAAGGAAGTGCCCACCGACTTCTGA
- a CDS encoding (2Fe-2S)-binding protein, whose product MVKFRLNGKDVSADVPDEMPLLWVLRDTLGFTGTKYGCGIAVCGACTVHIDGQAVRSCVVPVAGIAGREITTIEGIGSLENLHPVQQAWIDEQVPQCGYCQPGMIMAVAAFLDEHPEPDDETINRSITNICRCGTYPRIRRAIHRAAGLRRGLP is encoded by the coding sequence ATGGTGAAGTTTCGCCTCAATGGCAAGGACGTCAGCGCGGACGTGCCGGACGAGATGCCGCTGCTCTGGGTCCTGCGCGATACGCTCGGGTTTACCGGCACGAAGTATGGCTGCGGCATCGCCGTCTGCGGCGCGTGCACCGTGCACATCGACGGCCAGGCGGTGCGCTCCTGCGTGGTGCCCGTTGCCGGCATCGCCGGGCGCGAGATCACGACGATCGAAGGTATCGGGAGCCTCGAGAACCTGCACCCGGTCCAGCAGGCCTGGATCGACGAGCAGGTGCCGCAGTGCGGTTACTGCCAGCCGGGCATGATCATGGCAGTCGCGGCGTTTCTCGATGAGCACCCCGAGCCTGACGACGAGACGATCAACCGCTCGATTACCAACATCTGTCGCTGCGGCACCTATCCACGGATCCGCCGCGCCATTCACCGCGCTGCCGGGCTGAGGCGCGGTTTGCCCTGA
- a CDS encoding saccharopine dehydrogenase C-terminal domain-containing protein: protein MHRVLVLGSGKIGSLISGLLAGSGDYEVDLADSRPGAAREVATAHGLPAIRPLDLDATDRQALERHAAAHGIGALVSALPYHCNQGVAEAARATDCHYFDLTEDLSVAATVQRVAAGAATAFAPQCGLAPGFVSIAAAELIRHFASLRTVKLRVGALPQHPNNVLKYSLTWSTDGLINEYGNPCIAVVDQQQREVLPLEGREEIEIDGQLYEAFNTSGGLGSLAASFGAQVESMDYKTIRYPGHCAQMHLLMSGLKLNQDRATLKRILENAVPQTLQDVVIIYVAVTGMQDGEFREENYVNKVYPQLIAGRLWSAIQVTTAAGLCAVIDLVFGTPGRFRGFVRQEDLPLAEVLANRFGRYFDGSSGKDVSLRVVTAGQAGHQRSHGKP from the coding sequence ATGCACCGTGTCCTGGTCCTCGGTTCCGGCAAGATTGGCTCGTTGATCTCAGGGCTCCTGGCGGGCAGCGGCGACTACGAGGTAGATCTCGCCGACAGCCGTCCGGGCGCCGCCCGCGAAGTCGCCACGGCGCATGGCCTGCCTGCGATCCGTCCGCTGGATCTCGATGCAACCGACCGCCAGGCACTCGAGCGCCACGCGGCGGCGCACGGCATCGGCGCGCTGGTCTCTGCACTGCCCTACCACTGCAACCAGGGCGTGGCCGAGGCCGCCCGTGCCACCGACTGCCACTACTTCGACCTCACGGAGGACCTGTCGGTCGCCGCGACCGTGCAACGGGTCGCGGCCGGTGCCGCTACCGCGTTTGCGCCGCAGTGCGGGCTCGCCCCGGGCTTCGTCAGCATCGCCGCAGCAGAATTGATTCGTCATTTCGCCTCACTGCGCACGGTGAAACTGCGGGTCGGCGCGCTGCCGCAACACCCGAACAACGTGCTCAAGTACTCGCTGACCTGGTCCACGGACGGCCTGATCAACGAGTACGGCAACCCCTGCATTGCCGTAGTCGACCAGCAGCAACGCGAGGTCCTGCCGCTTGAAGGCCGCGAGGAGATCGAGATCGACGGCCAGCTCTACGAGGCCTTCAATACTTCGGGTGGCCTGGGCTCACTTGCCGCAAGCTTCGGCGCGCAGGTCGAGAGCATGGACTACAAGACCATCCGCTACCCGGGGCACTGCGCGCAGATGCACCTCCTGATGAGTGGCCTCAAGCTCAACCAGGACCGCGCGACGTTGAAGCGCATTCTGGAGAACGCAGTGCCTCAGACCCTGCAGGACGTGGTGATCATCTATGTCGCCGTCACGGGCATGCAGGATGGCGAGTTCCGCGAGGAGAACTACGTGAACAAGGTGTACCCGCAGCTGATCGCCGGCCGTCTCTGGTCGGCGATCCAGGTCACGACCGCCGCCGGACTGTGCGCCGTCATCGATCTCGTGTTCGGCACACCCGGTCGTTTCCGCGGTTTCGTTCGCCAGGAGGATCTGCCGCTCGCCGAGGTGCTCGCCAACCGCTTTGGGCGCTACTTCGACGGCAGCTCGGGCAAGGACGTCTCGCTGCGGGTCGTGACTGCGGGCCAGGCCGGGCACCAGCGCAGCCACGGCAAGCCCTGA
- a CDS encoding aldehyde dehydrogenase family protein codes for MNRPAATPGLVRSNPGVSSAGGWHRSARAPGFISIEPATGRPLGEVRGATERDYEQLMGATREACQQWREIPAPRRGEAIRAIADALRAHKDALGTLVSRESGKIKAEGDGEVQEMIDIADFAVGLSRQLYGLTMPSERPRHRLYEQWHPLGLVGIVTAFNFPVAVWSWNAFIAAVCGNACIWKPSPKTPLASIAVQKICNDALADGGYPRVFSLLNTPDTRLAERFVADPRIDLLSFTGSSAVGRKVAQRVAARLGRYLLELGGNNAIVVDEHANLDLAVPAILFGAVGTAGQRCTSTRRLLVHRSKLQPLVTRLVAAYRQVQIGDPLKKSTLMGPLIDEAAVERYLGTIAELRSLGAKILTGGRRLKRRGFFVEPTIVMAENDWPVVQRETFAPILYVIPCRNLDEAVMRQNAVPQGLSSAIFTDRLQHAERFLGATGSDCGIANVNIGTSGAEIGGAFGGEKETGGGREAGSDAWKAYMRRQTVTINWGDELPLAQGIDFAVRKRR; via the coding sequence ATGAACAGACCGGCAGCAACTCCCGGCCTCGTGCGCAGCAACCCCGGCGTGTCCTCCGCGGGCGGGTGGCACCGCAGCGCGCGCGCGCCGGGCTTCATCTCCATCGAGCCGGCGACCGGCCGGCCCCTCGGCGAAGTGCGCGGCGCGACCGAGCGCGACTACGAGCAGCTCATGGGCGCCACCCGGGAAGCCTGCCAGCAGTGGCGCGAGATTCCGGCGCCGCGCCGTGGCGAGGCCATCCGCGCCATCGCCGATGCGCTGCGCGCACACAAGGACGCCCTCGGTACTCTGGTGAGCCGCGAGTCCGGCAAGATCAAGGCCGAGGGCGACGGCGAGGTGCAGGAGATGATCGACATCGCGGATTTCGCGGTGGGCCTCTCCCGCCAGCTATACGGGCTGACCATGCCGTCGGAGCGGCCGCGTCACCGTCTCTACGAGCAGTGGCATCCGCTCGGGCTGGTCGGCATCGTCACCGCATTCAACTTCCCGGTGGCGGTGTGGAGCTGGAACGCGTTCATCGCGGCCGTCTGCGGCAACGCCTGCATCTGGAAGCCCTCGCCGAAGACACCGCTTGCGAGCATCGCGGTGCAGAAAATCTGCAACGACGCGCTGGCCGACGGCGGCTACCCCCGGGTATTCAGCCTGCTCAACACCCCCGACACGAGGCTTGCCGAGCGCTTCGTGGCGGACCCGCGCATCGACCTGTTGTCGTTCACCGGTTCCAGCGCGGTCGGGCGCAAGGTCGCGCAGCGCGTGGCAGCACGCCTGGGCCGATACCTGCTCGAACTCGGCGGCAACAACGCCATCGTCGTCGACGAACATGCGAACCTCGACCTCGCAGTTCCGGCGATTCTGTTCGGCGCAGTCGGCACCGCCGGGCAGCGCTGTACCAGTACCCGCCGCCTGCTGGTACACCGCTCGAAGCTGCAGCCGCTGGTCACGCGGCTCGTCGCCGCCTACCGGCAGGTGCAGATCGGCGACCCGCTGAAAAAATCGACGCTCATGGGGCCGCTGATCGACGAGGCCGCAGTCGAACGCTATCTCGGAACCATCGCCGAACTGCGCAGCCTGGGCGCGAAGATCCTCACCGGCGGGCGGCGCCTGAAACGGCGGGGGTTTTTCGTCGAACCGACGATCGTGATGGCGGAGAACGACTGGCCCGTGGTGCAGCGCGAGACCTTCGCGCCGATCCTCTACGTGATTCCCTGCCGTAATCTCGATGAGGCGGTAATGCGGCAGAACGCGGTGCCACAGGGCCTCTCATCGGCGATCTTCACCGACCGGCTGCAGCATGCCGAACGCTTTCTCGGCGCCACGGGCAGCGACTGCGGCATCGCGAACGTCAATATCGGCACCTCCGGCGCCGAAATCGGCGGAGCCTTCGGCGGCGAGAAGGAGACCGGCGGCGGCCGCGAGGCCGGCTCGGATGCCTGGAAGGCCTATATGCGCCGGCAGACGGTGACCATCAACTGGGGCGACGAGCTGCCGCTCGCGCAGGGCATCGATTTCGCGGTGCGCAAGCGCCGCTGA